From Serratia fonticola:
GCTGCAACTGGCGCAGGTGGAAGTCAAACTGCTGCCGTTCTACAAGTTAGGCACGCAGTTTGCCGATCTCGATCAGAGCAAAACCTATCTGCTGTACTGTGAGCGCGGCGTGATGAGCCGTTTGCAAGCGCTGTACCTGCTGGAGCAGGGCTACGCTAACGTTAAAGTCTACCGCCCGTAATCTGCGTTGCAGGGTAGCAATGCCGTTTCTCTGGTGTTGCTATCCTTAACCACTTCCCCTGTTTGATCCTCTTTTTTTCTCTTTCCCCTCGAATAACTTTGACATAGTGGCTTACTTTGGTTTATCTATTGTTACGTTATAACATATCTTTTTATTGATTGGGAAAGGAGCAGGTTAATGCAGTTAAAAAAGTTGGTGGCGATACTGCCTTTTTGGTTTGTCAGCTATTCACAGGCTCATTCATTATGGGTTAATGCGCTACCTGCTGCGGGCGGGCAGAGCACGATAGAGCTCGGTTATGGAGATGAGTTCCCTTCCGCAGAAGCGATCCCTGAAGATCGCCTGCACATTTTCGCACCGGCACAGCTGATCGGGAAGGATGGGGATCTGATGCTGAAGCCTGGTAAAGAGAATTACCAGTTCGTGACGGAAAAACCGTTAGCCAAGGGCAGCTATGCCGCTATCGCTATCTATAAACCCACCTATTGGTCGAAAAATAAAGCGGGATGGCAACAGCAGAGCAGGACGGAAATGCCAGATGCGCTGTACTGCGAGCGGGCTTCCATGTTTGGCAAAACCATTGTGAACATCGATGGGGCGACAGAGACCGCAGTCATCAGCCAGCCGCAGGGGTTGCAGTTGGAAATTATCCCGTTAGCCAACCCGGCCACCATCAAGCCAGGGCAGCCGTTGCCAATACAGGTATTGTATGACGGGAAACCGCTAAAGAATGCCGATGTGACGGCGACGTTTGCCGGTTTTGGCGACCAACACGAGCACCACGGGCATACTCATAGTCATGCCAAAGCTTTTTTGAATCAGACCGACGGCAAGGGCAAAGTCAATGTTTACCCGCTGAAGGCGGGATATTGGGTAGTCGAAACCGAACATAAACTGCCTTATGTGGATAAGGCGAAATGTGATGAATCCGTGTTGCTTTCAACGCTGACCTTTACCATCAACGAATAAGCCATTGGCTTGGCAGGCCAACCGGCCTGCCGATATTGCTTCAATCGCGGAAGTCGTACATGCCGGGGATCAGTACCAGCTGCGCCGCTATCTCAGCCGCTTTGGCCTTACCCAACAGCAA
This genomic window contains:
- a CDS encoding DUF4198 domain-containing protein, which codes for MQLKKLVAILPFWFVSYSQAHSLWVNALPAAGGQSTIELGYGDEFPSAEAIPEDRLHIFAPAQLIGKDGDLMLKPGKENYQFVTEKPLAKGSYAAIAIYKPTYWSKNKAGWQQQSRTEMPDALYCERASMFGKTIVNIDGATETAVISQPQGLQLEIIPLANPATIKPGQPLPIQVLYDGKPLKNADVTATFAGFGDQHEHHGHTHSHAKAFLNQTDGKGKVNVYPLKAGYWVVETEHKLPYVDKAKCDESVLLSTLTFTINE